In Penicillium oxalicum strain HP7-1 chromosome I, whole genome shotgun sequence, a single window of DNA contains:
- a CDS encoding Farnesyl pyrophosphate synthase → MASTTKRADFEAVFPGLAKDILAHAKKYNLPANALEWFEKSLFANTPGGKLNRGLSVPDTGLALLQKPLTDEQFEHLSILGWLTELLQAFFLVSDDMMDGSITRRGQPCWYRQEGVGMIAINDSFMLESSIYMILKQRFRSHPAYIDLVELFHETTWQTELGQLCDLITAPEDKVDLNNFSMEKYMFIVTYKTAYYSFYLPVALAMMYLELATPENLKQAHDILIPLGQYFQIQDDYLDNYGDPAFIGKIGTDIQDNKCSWLINQAIARATPEQRAVLDSAYGRKDKVQEAKVKKIFEEMELEKVYKEYEEKVVGELRAKIAAVDEKSGLKKEVFESFLGKIYKRTK, encoded by the exons ATGGCTTCGACTACCAAGCGCGCCGACTTTGAAGCGGTCTTTCCCGGTTTGGCCAAGGATATTCTTGCGCATGCGAAGAAGTACAACCTTCCCGCCAATGCTCTGGAGTGGTTCGAGAAG TCTCTCTTCGCCAACACTCCTGGTGGCAAGCTCAACCGCGGTCTTTCCGTCCCCGACACCGGTCTCGCCCTCCTCCAGAAGCCCCTGACCGATGAGCAATTCGAGCACCTGAGCATCCTGGGCTGGCTCACGGAGCTGCTCCAGGCTTTCTTCCTGGTCAGCGATGACATGATGGACGGCTCCATCACCCGCCGCGGTCAGCCCTGCTGGTACCGTCAGGAGGGTGTTGGCATGATCGCCATCAACGACTCTTTCATGCTCGAGTCCTCCATCTATATGATCCTGAAGCAGCGCTTCCGCTCGCACCCTGCCTACATTGACCTGGTCGAGCTCTTCCACGAGACCACATGGCAAACCGAGCTGGGTCAACTGTGCGACCTGATTACGGCCCCCGAGGACAAGGTCGACCTGAACAACTTCTCTATGGAGAAGTACATGTTCATTGTCACCTACAAGACCGCCTACTACAGCTTCTACCTGCCCGTGGCCCTGGCTATGATGTACCTGGAGCTCGCCACTCCCGAGAACCTCAAGCAGGCGCATGACATCCTGATTCCACTGGGTCAATACTTCCAGATCCAGGATGACTACCTGGACAACTATGGCGATCCCGCCTTCATTGGCAAGATCGGCACCGACATCCAGGACAACAAGTGCTCGTGGTTGATCAATCAGGCGATCGCGCGGGCCACTCCGGAGCAGCGTGCGGTGCTGGATTCCGCCTACGGTCGTAAGGACAAGGTCCAGGaggccaaggtcaagaagatcttcgaggagatggagctggagaaggtGTATAAGGAGTATGAGGAGAAGGTGGTCGGAGAGCTGCGTGCCAAGATTGCCGCCgtggatgagaagagtgGTCTGAAGAAGGAGGTGTTTGAGTCCTTCCTCGGCAAGATTTACAAGCGCACCAAATAG
- a CDS encoding 4-amino-5-hydroxymethyl-2-methylpyrimidine phosphate synthase, whose amino-acid sequence MSTDKITFLTNWNLASLLAKYFFLLKQKRHATPYHAPLYLAQSRGYFKDEGLKVALLEPNDPSDVTEIIGSGKVDMGFKAMIHTLAAKARNFPVTSIGSLLDEPFTGVVYLKSSGITTDFRTLKDKRIGYVGEFGKIQIDELTKYYGMTADDYTAVRCGMNVTKAIIRGEIDAGIGLENVQMVELEEWLAGQNRPRDDVQMLRIDQLAELGCCCFCSILYIANDSFLAANQEKVGKFMRAVKRATDAVIADPAGTYEEYVDFKPIMGTPVNRKIFERSYAYFSRDLKNVNRDWEKVTRYGKRLGVLPDGFEANYTNEYLSWGLDADSTDPLGDQKRMAALQKEVAEKGGFKRLEVSASA is encoded by the exons ATGTCCACTGACAAGATCACCTTTTTGACCAACTG GAACCTGGCGAGTCTGTTGGCTAAgtatttctttcttctcaaacaaaaaaggcaCGCCACCCCGTACCACGCCCCGCTGTATCTCGCTCAGTCTCGAGGTTACTTCAAAGACGAGGGTCTCAAGGTCGCCCTTCTCGAACCGAATGACCCGTCCGATGTCACCGAGATCATTGGCAGTGGCAAGGTCGACATGGGATTCAAGGCTATGATCCATACCTTGGCT GCCAAAGCCCGAAACTTCCCTGTGACTTCGATCGGGTCTCTGCTGGATGAGCCCTTCACGGGCGTTGTTTACCTCAAGTCGTCCGGAATCACCACCGATTTCCGGACTCTCAAGGATAAACGGATCGGCTACGTCGGCGAGTTCGGCAAGATCCAAATCGATGAACTCACCAAGTACTATGGCATGACTGCGGATGACTACACCGCTGTTCGCTGCGGTATGAATGTCACCAAGGCCATCATCCGTGGAGAAATCGATGCTGGTATCGGTCTGGAGAACGTCCAAATGGtcgagctggaagaatggCTCGCCGGCCAGAATCGTCCTCGCGACGATGTCCAGATGCTCCGCATCGACCAGCTTGCCGAGCTGGGCTGCTGCTGTTTCTGTTCCATCCTGTACATTGCCAACGACTCCTTCCTGGCGGCGAACCAGGAAAAAGTCGGCAAATTCATGCGTGCAGTGAAGCGCGCTACGGATGCCGTGATTGCCGATCCTGCCGGCACCTACGAGGAATACGTCGATTTCAAGCCTATCATGGGAACCCCGGTGAACCGAAAGATCTTTGAGCGCTCGTATGCGTATTTCAGCCGTGACCTGAAGAATGTCAATCGTGACTGGGAGAAGGTCACGCGCTATGGAAAGCGTCTTGGTGTTCTGCCGGATGGGTTTGAGGCGAACTACACGAACGAGTACCTGTCCTGGGGTCTGGACGCGGACTCGACTGATCCCCTTGGGGACCAGAAGCGCATGGCTGCGTTGCAGAAGGAGGTTGCCGAGAAGGGTGGCTTCAAGCGGTTGGAGGTTTCGGCCTCTGCTTAA